One genomic window of Micropterus dolomieu isolate WLL.071019.BEF.003 ecotype Adirondacks linkage group LG14, ASM2129224v1, whole genome shotgun sequence includes the following:
- the tnrc6ba gene encoding trinucleotide repeat-containing gene 6B protein isoform X2, with protein sequence MEDKKRKKDDKRKREASQKVTEQKNKVPDLTKPVSAQSPATQSSSASPSPGPTPSASPSPAALGPGSAATPSQGGNNAKRLAVANGQPTSTAISSSTAGGPSAAGNGSTSSGGGAQAPQQQPRYMPREVPPRFRCQQDHKVLLKRGQPPLSSMLLGGGGGGDGPNANMAAVSDSGAAASSLALTSSSVAASTTTSNYANSMWGVSSGSQASSQGREKVIVDGNDLEEWPSIAGSDGSSNGVAWGMAASQGHLGGGNAVAAAGALLQQPSSLSKASAVPGSHDASGPVDGSSGIPGANFNPNANPSAWPALVQQDGPTAAGEGGPSSFHHQAPGGSLSANNSASLGLGGGVLGGHPPLSVNQSSTHQRQLHQMQSRDREMGGGKWDSESAGPKIAGGEGIGGGMDRGVGGGEMSVGDHSLASSWRGQPSYPAANSKTGASRTDGWEGGGGGTGGFGAAEGDNGTSGWGYPSSTSGVNAWGSAGNGGNSSQTSGVSQGGWGTSGVGGERGVSGGDWGGSATGIGGANSGGEGTGEACSSNSSSSGGSTAGNPPATTSSSSTATTMTRAWDNQKGEGETGEWGGAVEGPGPQGGSSSSGGNSRSGSGPNSSHSRPRRTAPSAEDALQNLLSRSDLDPRVLSNTGWGQTQIRQNTSWDFEEHGGQSKGGLSSATSKHPSSLGGSSQYSAGPRTQTDSMGPGVNSSLVPSAGSSGEGWESSSNSSSSGASLSGRAPPPSRPNMRNLGVSQSGPVTTTGLGMGSGVIQGHSQQGKATGWGGGGVGAGDGQESKGWGNEEWRDSNRGGNGGGWGDPGQQGDPVSGGWGGSQEEKGSGGWKEMGGSRGGGSGWGSGQKAGSGRDWGEQQSKSNSGGGGWEDERNNGGNSGGDSGVVSWGSWEDGAPRGTWGAGGTGGGGTGGGVGVVGGMGSKPHQNWSGGNKMHQMPNSQSGSITGPQAQLQQQQSQPRNQHPQRQQALDQGAMQGEGGRKPLSQAQNQNQSSGWTSGPIPGGSGGGASGSEPSGWEEPSPQSISRKNEIDDGTSAWGDPTHYSYKPVNLWDKNNAQPHGQAQAQAQAQAQAQAQAQQQQQQQQQQQQQGPPVQQQPSRQAAGLGGNRDFNSGLAPGKTSAMGPSGWGGTSPTSPPVDKGTAAWGKPTETPTGWGDPDDAGGKTTGWGNPSPNPVKSGSKSMQDGWADKEGSVAASRHSSWEDEEEGGGMWNSTGSQGSSSSWGQGSNGGWGQGHAGKKPSSKGPLKAGGGDSWMSPINRQFSNMGLLNDDPSGPNMDLAPGSLQEKKMDAEKRSMGMNDYNGDMRKGVRGGGGMAYRPPGSKEAAPGDAGSYYDKGGHSIFGSAGGMAQSRHQPSVPPINQSPGIRAQVPHQFLSPPQVPGSVLKQMPPPSGSVGGVGGMGGVAGLGGGVFPPQLSPQQIAMLSSIYPPHIQFQLACQLLLQQQQQPQQQQQQLLQNQRKFTPNVRQQADPQQLARIMAVLQQQRQQQQQVGGLGGSSKLSPSHHGGVGGGGPKLPGADPMSHPGLAATVADLHQKTLGPYSGFSSGVNLPGLDLGGSVVGPGSMKDLGGQQSRFKWMMEGHSSPDTSSPENAFHKNGPVTPMKMPGVSPYSQYDMMVGDGLSDNWHRTPGNKMGTKPTTTPSWPPEFQPGVPWKGIDRVDPESDPYMTPGSMMGNAVSPNLNDTEHQLLQDNTDSTPPLNTLLPSPGAWPYSASDSPLNNAHNSAKYTDYKTSWPPEPIGHKSWKTSRGSSQTQLSRPPPGLASQKQPSSSSPWSGGAPRSAGRGWGGGSATTGSTWSDGSSRESCWLVLSNLTPQIDGSTLRTICMQHGPLLTFHLGLTQGTALIRYCSKQEAAKAQSALHMCVLGNTTILAEFVSEEDVARYIAHSQAGGAGSGGTTAGSAGSGPTSASVVGANGSGGSCERGVVGGNSGGGGVEGGSTAVGAGNGGGGHSSSGWQSLDSTGSSSDQSATQGPGLGIFAQWSSNGTGVGGTGGMETGRQGLWGGMSGMSGAGYPSSSLWGSPALEDRHQMGSPASLLPGDLLGGGGDSI encoded by the exons ATGGAagacaagaaaaggaaaaaagacgACAAAAGGAAAAGGGAAGCCTCTCAGAAG Gttacagaacaaaaaaacaaag TGCCAGACTTGACTAAGCCGGTGTCTGCCCAGTCTCCTGCCACTCAGAGCAGCTCTGCCTCCCCCAGCCCTGGACCCACCCCCTCTGCCTCCCCATCTCCAGCCGCCTTGGGCCCTGGCAGTGCTGCCACCCCGTCACAGGGCGGCAACAATGCCAAGCGCCTGGCGGTGGCCAACGGACAGCCCACCTCCACCGCCATTTCTTCCTCCACTGCTGGCGGACCCAGTGCTGCTGGAAACGGCAGTACAAGTAGCGGTGGCGGAGCCCAGGCCCCTCAGCAGCAACCACGCTACATGCCGAGAGAAGTGCCGCCGCGATTTCGCTGCCAGCAGGACCATAAAGTGCTACTGAAGAGGGGTCAGCCGCCACTGTCCTCCATGCTGctgggagggggaggaggaggggatggCCCCAATGCAAACATGGCTGCTGTCTCAG ATTCTGGTGCAGCTGCCTCCTCATTGGCCCTCACCTCATCATCAGTtgctgcttctactactacttctaatTATGCAAATTCCATGTGGGGGGTGAGCTCAGGCAGCCAGGCCTCCTCTCAGGGCAGGGAGAAGGTGATTGTCGATGGCAACGACCTGGAGGAGTGGCCTAGCATAGCTGGCAGTGATGGC TCGTCCAACGGTGTGGCGTGGGGGATGGCTGCCTCCCAGGGTCATCTTGGAGGAGGGAATGCAGTAGCTGCTGCTGGGGCTCTGCTACAACAGCCCTCCTCACTTTCCAAAGCCTCCGCTGTGCCAGGGAGCCATGATGCCAGTGGCCCTGTCGACGGCAGCAGTGGGATTCCAGGTGCCAACTTCAATCCAAATGCCAACCCTTCGGCCTGGCCTGCCCTGGTGCAGCAGGATGGGCCCACTGCTGCAGGTGAAGGAGGTCCATCTTCTTTCCATCACCAGGCCCCTGGAGGGTCTTTGTCTGCCAACAACTCTGCTTCCCTGGGGCTGGGAGGCGGGGTGCTGGGGGGTCACCCACCTTTATCTGTGAATCAATCAAGCACCCATCAGCGCCAACTTCACCAAATGCAatccagagacagagagatgggagGGGGGAAGTGGGACAGCGAATCAGCGGGACCAAAAATCGCAGGGGGGGAAGGCATTGGGGGAGGAATGGACCGTGGTGTGGGAGGAGGCGAGATGAGTGTGGGAGACCACAGCCTTGCCTCCTCATGGAGAGGCCAGCCTTCTTACCCTGCAGCTAACTCCAAAACGGGTGCCTCAAGGACTGATGGATGGGAGGGCGGAGGAGGTGGCACAGGGGGATTTGGCGCTGCTGAAGGGGATAATGGGACCTCGGGTTGGGGATATCCGAGTTCCACTAGTGGGGTTAATGCTTGGGGCAGTGCTGGAAATGGGGGAAACAGTAGTCAAACCTCCGGGGTATCTCAGGGAGGGTGGGGGACATCAGGggtaggaggagagagaggggtttCTGGTGGTGATTGGGGTGGAAGTGCCACTGGTATTGGTGGAGCTAATTCAGGAGGTGAGGGAACGGGTGAAGCCTGCAGCAGTAACAGCAGCAGTAGTGGGGGCAGCACAGCTGGCAACCCCCCTGccaccacctcctcttcctcaacaGCCACCACTATGACTAGAGCTTGGGACAATCAGAAGGGAGAGGGTGAAACGGGGGAATGGGGTGGGGCAGTAGAAGGACCGGGACCACAGGGAGGATCTTCATCCAGTGGTGGAAATTCCAGAAGCGGAAGCGGGCCTAACAGCAGTCACAGTCGTCCTCGCCGCACGGCACCTAGTGCAGAAGATGCCTTACAGAACCTGCTCAGCCGGTCTGATCTGGATCCTCGGGTCCTGTCTAACACAGGCTGGGGCCAGACACAGATCCGACAAAACACGTCCTGGGACTTTGAAGAACACGGAGGACAGAGTAAAGGTGGATTGTCATCAGCTACATCAAAACACCCCTCTTCTCTTGGTGGTTCTTCTCAGTATTCTGCTGGACCCAGGACCCAAACTGATTCTATGGGTCCAGGAGTCAATTCTTCCCTTGTTCCATCTGCTGGGTCCTCCGGAGAGGGCTGggagagcagcagcaacagtagcAGTAGTGGGGCCTCTCTGTCTGGGAGAGCCCCACCACCTTCACGCCCCAACATGAGGAATCTTGGCGTTTCACAATCTGGGCCAGTGACCACAACAGGACTTGGGATGGGGTCAGGGGTAATACAAGGACATAGCCAGCAAGGGAAGGCTACAGGCTGGGGTGGAGGAGGTGTGGGGGCTGGCGATGGCCAGGAGTCCAAGGGTTGGGGGAATGAGGAATGGAGAGACAGTAATAGAGGAGGAAATGGAGGCGGATGGGGTGATCCTGGGCAACAGGGTGACCCAGTGAGTGGAGGCTGGGGAGGAAGTCAGGAGGAGAAAGGGTCCGGAGGATGGAAAGAAATGGGAGGgagtagaggaggaggaagtgggtGGGGATCAGGACAGAAGGCTGGGTCAGGGAGGGACTGGGGAGAGCAACAGTCCAAATCAAATAGTGGAGGAGGGGGATGGGAGGATGAGAGGAATAACGGAGGAAACTCGGGTGGGGATTCAGGTGTGGTTAGTTGGGGGAGTTGGGAAGATGGTGCTCCCCGGGGAACCTGGGGAGCAGGGGGCACAGGGGGAGGAGGGACTGGAGGGGGGGTGGGTGTTGTTGGGGGCATGGGTTCCAAACCCCATCAAAATTGGAGTGGAGGAAACAAAATGCACCAGATGCCAAACAGCCAATCGGGCTCCATCACAGGCCCCCAGGCACAACTGCAACAGCAACAATCACAGCCCCGCAATCAGCATCCACAACGACAGCAAGCGTTGGACCAAGGGGCTATGCAAGGGGAAGGGGGGAGGAAACCTCTTTCTCAAGCCCAGAATCAGAACCAAAGCTCAGGCTGGACCTCAGGGCCCATCCCTGGTGGTTCCGGAGGAGGTGCGAGTGGATCTGAACCAAGCGGCTGGGAGGAACCCTCGCCGCAGTCTATAAGCAGGAAGAACGAGATAGACGATGGAACATCAGCATGGGGAGACCCAACCCATTACAGCTACAAGCCGGTCAACCTGTGGGATAAGAACAACGCACAGCCGCATGGCCAGGCTCAGGCTCAGGCTCAGGCTCAGGCTCAGGCTCAGGCTCAggctcagcagcagcaacaacaacaacaacaacaacagcagcagggaCCTCCAGTGCAGCAGCAGCCTAGCAGACAGGCTGCAGGGCTCGGAGGTAACAGGGACTTCAACTCTGGCCTTGCACCTGGAAAAACTTCAGCTATGG GTCCGTCAGGTTGGGGTGGTACTTCTCCAACTAGTCCTCCAGTAGACAAGGGCACGGCAGCTTGGGGAAAGCCCACTGAAACCCCTACTGGCTGGGGAGACCCTGACGATGCTGGAGGGAAGACAACTGGCTGGGGAAACCCTTCCCCCAACCCTGTCAAATCTG GTTCAAAGTCTATGCAAGATGGCTGGGCCGACAAAGAGGGCTCTGTAGCTGCCTCACGTCACTCAAGCtgggaggatgaggaagagggaGGTGGCATGTGGAACAGCACCGGCTCCCAGGGAAGCAGCTCGTCTTGGGGACAGGGAAGCAACGGGGGCTGGGGACAGGGCCACGCTGGGAAGAAGCCCAGCAGCAAG GGTCCACTGAAAGCTGGCGGAGGAGACTCGTGGATGAGCCCCATCAACAGACAGTTCTCTAACATGGGGCTGCTG AATGATGATCCAAGTGGCCCAAACATGGACCTGGCCCCAGGGTCTCTCCAGGAAAAGAAGATGGATGCAGAGAAAAGGAGCATGGGGATGAATGATTACAATGGAGATATGAGAAAGGGAgtaagaggaggaggggggatgGCATATCGCCCACCTGGTTCCAAAGAGGCAGCACCTGGGGATGCTGGATCCTACTATGACAAG GGCGGTCACAGTATCTTTGGCAGTGCTGGAGGGATGGCTCAGTCAAGACACCAGCCAAGTGTCCCGCCCATAAACCAGTCCCCAGGGATACGAGCGCAAGTGCCTCATCAGTTCCTGTCACCACCACAG GTGCCAGGCTCTGTGCTGAAGCAGATGCCCCCTCCCAGTGGCAGTGTGGGGGGCGTTGGCGGCATGGGAGGAGTAGCAGGATTGGGGGGAGGTGTATTCCCTCCGCAGCTGTCCCCCCAACAGATTGCCATGCTCAGCAGCATCTACCCGCCGCACATCCAGTTTCAGCTG GCGtgtcagctcctcctccagcagcagcagcagccgcaacaacagcaacagcagctacTGCAAAACCAGAGGAAGTTCACACCCAACGTGCGGCAGCAGGCTGACCCTCAACAG CTGGCCAGGATCATGGCGGTGCTccagcagcagaggcagcagcagcagcaagtcGGGGGTTTAGGAGGTAGCTCCAAACTCTCCCCCTCCCACCATGGTGGTGTTGGTGGAGGGGGTCCCAAACTGCCCGGGGCTGATCCTATGTCCCATCCCGGCCTGGCGGCAACTGTGGCTGACCTGCATCAGAAAACTCTCGGACCGTACTCTG GGTTTAGCTCTGGTGTGAACCTCCCAGGTCTGGACCTGGGCGGCTCTGTGGTAGGGCCTGGGAGCATGAAGGACTTAGGGGGTCAGCAGTCCCGCTTCAAATGGATGATGGAGGGACATTCTTCTCCAGACACCTCCTCACCTGAGAACGCATTCCACAAAAATG GTCCTGTTACCCCCATGAAGATGCCAGGGGTCTCGCCCTACTCTCAGTACGACATGATGGTCGGAGACGGGCTGAGTGACAACTGGCATCGCACACCTGGCAACAAGATGGGTACCAAGCCTACCACTACACCCAGCTGGCCCCCTG AGTTCCAGCCTGGTGTGCCCTGGAAGGGAATCGACCGTGTCGACCCTGAATCTGACCCCTACATGACTCCAGGGAGCATGATGGGAAACGCAGTGTCCCCCAACCTCAATGATACTGAGCACCAGTTGTTACAAGACAATACTG ATTCCACCCCTCCCCTCAACACCTTGCTGCCTTCACCTGGTGCCTGGCCCTACAGTGCCTCAGACAGTCCCCTCAACAATGCACACAACTCAG CAAAGTACACAGACTACAAGACAAGCTGGCCCCCAGAACCCATTGGACACAAGTCCTGGAAAACCAGCCGTGGCAGCAGCCAGACCCAACTGTCCCGCCCACCTCCAGGACTAGCCAGTCAAAAGcagccatcatcatcatcccctTGGTCTGGAGGAGCCCCTCGGTCGGCTGGCCGGGGCTGGGGCGGCGGCTCGGCCACCACTG GCTCGACCTGGAGTGATGGCAGCTCTCGGGAAAGCTGCTGGTTGGTGCTCAGCAACCTCACACCACAG ATTGATGGCTCCACTCTAAGGACCATCTGCATGCAGCACGGCCCCCTGCTGACCTTTCACCTGGGCCTGACCCAGGGCACAGCTCTGATTCGCTACTGCTCCAAACAGGAGGCAGCCAAGGCCCAGAGCGCACTCCATAT GTGTGTTCTGGGTAACACCACCATCTTGGCGGAGTTTGTGAGCGAGGAGGATGTGGCTCGCTACATTGCACATTCCCAGGCAGGAGGAGCAGGGAGTGGAGGAACCACTGCTGGCTCTGCAGGCTCTGGACCTACATCAGCCTCCGTTGTGGGGGCTAACGGTAGCGGAGGTAGCTGCGAGAGAGGTGTAGTAGGAGGCAACAGCGGGGGAGGAGGAGTAGAAGGAGGTTCCACAGCTGTAGGAGCAGGAAATGGAGGAGGCGGGCATTCCAGCTCAGGGTGGCAGAGTCTGGACAGCACAGGCAGCTCATCGGACCAGTCTGCCACCCAAGGGCCCGGGCTGGGCATCTTTGCTCAGTGGAGCAGCAACGGGACTGGGGTGGGTGGGACTGGAGGTATGGAGACTGGAAGGCAGGGTCTGTGGGGTGGTATGAGTGGGATGAGCGGTGCGGGGTACCCCAGCAGTAGCCTCTGGGGTTCCCCAGCACTTGAGGATCGTCATCAAATGGGCAGTCCAGCCTCACTGCTGCCAGGGGACCTGCTGGGCGGGGGGGGTGACTCCATCTGA